In the genome of Globicephala melas chromosome 3, mGloMel1.2, whole genome shotgun sequence, one region contains:
- the MRNIP gene encoding MRN complex-interacting protein isoform X4 — MAPPQQVRVLRCSCCRLFQAHQVKKSLKWTCKACGEKQSFLREKLQPSKNRWLKYLERDSKEQLEEGGVCFIRQPSSKREKPNPPFSTGLPRKRKWSQSTVQPPCSPNIQDSRNCEVTLKSLKDRSLHSAWSTGSLSDCSAWDLPWVSEELSPSFIQDHTGLTGKVKEGSSREDWDTRELIVPPGEPPCPAQQVRTVSPKWEQFLPPLGNSSHLDTEPLTPLQRGPRPARAARTEQGTPRTQTPREGLCRTLGALQLPQATHTPTPGPKRLCGKTPEQSGGTGPWAEGGALVKGMQEPSSLLRLYDLFKTGEDFDDHL; from the exons ATGGCGCCTCCGCAGCAGGTTCGGGTGTTGCGGTGCTCCTGCTGCCGCCTCTTCCAGGCGCACCAG GTGAAAAAGAGTCTCAAATGGACATGCAAAGCTTGTGGAGAGAAGCAGTCATTTTTGCGG GAAAAACTCCAGCCCTCAAAGAACCGCTGGCTGAAGTATCTGGAAAGGGACTCCAAAGAACAGCTGGAAGAAGGAGGAGTGTGTTTCATCAGACAGCCCTCATCCAAGAGAGAGAAGCCAAACCCTCCCTTCAGTACAGGCCTGCCTAGAAAAAG GAAATGGAGCCAGAGCACAGTCCAGCCTCCATGCAGCCCTAATATCCAGGACTCCAGAAACTGTGAGGTCACCTTGAAGTCCCTGAAG GACCGTTCCCTTCATTCTGCATGGAGTACCGGGTCTTTGTCAGACTGTTCAGCTTGGGACCTGCCCTGGGTTTCTGAGGAACTGTCACCTTCATTTATCCAG GACCACACTGGCCTGACAGGGAAGGTCAAAGAAGGAAGCAGTCGTGAGGACTGGGACACCAGGGAGCTCATCGTTCCTCCGGGGGAACCACCGTGTCCTGCCCAGCAGGTCAGGACCGTGTCTCCTAAGTGGGAACAATTTCTTCCGCCACTTGGAAACAGCTCACATTTGGACACGGAGCCCCTGACCCCCCTGCAAAGAGGCCCCAGGCCAGCTCGAGCAGCACGGACTGAGCAGGGGACCCCCAGGACCCAGACCCCAAGGGAAGGCCTCTGCAGGACCCTTGGTGCACTCCAGCTTCCTCAGGCTACACACACTCCCACGCCTGGACCCAAGAGGCTCTGCGGAAAGACCCCCGAGCAGTCAGGGGGCACAGGCCCTTGGGCAGAGGGTGGGGCCTTGGTC
- the MRNIP gene encoding MRN complex-interacting protein isoform X1 — MAPPQQVRVLRCSCCRLFQAHQVKKSLKWTCKACGEKQSFLRAYGEGSGADCRHHVQKLNLLQGQISEMSLRSLEESINADEEENVRPRQAVPAILQEKLQPSKNRWLKYLERDSKEQLEEGGVCFIRQPSSKREKPNPPFSTGLPRKRKWSQSTVQPPCSPNIQDSRNCEVTLKSLKDRSLHSAWSTGSLSDCSAWDLPWVSEELSPSFIQDHTGLTGKVKEGSSREDWDTRELIVPPGEPPCPAQQVRTVSPKWEQFLPPLGNSSHLDTEPLTPLQRGPRPARAARTEQGTPRTQTPREGLCRTLGALQLPQATHTPTPGPKRLCGKTPEQSGGTGPWAEGGALVKGMQEPSSLLRLYDLFKTGEDFDDHL, encoded by the exons ATGGCGCCTCCGCAGCAGGTTCGGGTGTTGCGGTGCTCCTGCTGCCGCCTCTTCCAGGCGCACCAG GTGAAAAAGAGTCTCAAATGGACATGCAAAGCTTGTGGAGAGAAGCAGTCATTTTTGCGG gCTTACGGTGAGGGCTCTGGTGCTGACTGTAGACACCATGTCCAAAAATTAAATCTGCTGCAGGGACAGATTTCAGAGATGTCACTCAG GTCTCTGGAAGAATCCATAAATGCCGATGAGGAGGAAAATGTACGTCCTCGGCAGGCTGTGCCTGCAATCCTGCAG GAAAAACTCCAGCCCTCAAAGAACCGCTGGCTGAAGTATCTGGAAAGGGACTCCAAAGAACAGCTGGAAGAAGGAGGAGTGTGTTTCATCAGACAGCCCTCATCCAAGAGAGAGAAGCCAAACCCTCCCTTCAGTACAGGCCTGCCTAGAAAAAG GAAATGGAGCCAGAGCACAGTCCAGCCTCCATGCAGCCCTAATATCCAGGACTCCAGAAACTGTGAGGTCACCTTGAAGTCCCTGAAG GACCGTTCCCTTCATTCTGCATGGAGTACCGGGTCTTTGTCAGACTGTTCAGCTTGGGACCTGCCCTGGGTTTCTGAGGAACTGTCACCTTCATTTATCCAG GACCACACTGGCCTGACAGGGAAGGTCAAAGAAGGAAGCAGTCGTGAGGACTGGGACACCAGGGAGCTCATCGTTCCTCCGGGGGAACCACCGTGTCCTGCCCAGCAGGTCAGGACCGTGTCTCCTAAGTGGGAACAATTTCTTCCGCCACTTGGAAACAGCTCACATTTGGACACGGAGCCCCTGACCCCCCTGCAAAGAGGCCCCAGGCCAGCTCGAGCAGCACGGACTGAGCAGGGGACCCCCAGGACCCAGACCCCAAGGGAAGGCCTCTGCAGGACCCTTGGTGCACTCCAGCTTCCTCAGGCTACACACACTCCCACGCCTGGACCCAAGAGGCTCTGCGGAAAGACCCCCGAGCAGTCAGGGGGCACAGGCCCTTGGGCAGAGGGTGGGGCCTTGGTC
- the MRNIP gene encoding MRN complex-interacting protein isoform X3, with product MAPPQQVRVLRCSCCRLFQAHQVKKSLKWTCKACGEKQSFLRAYGEGSGADCRHHVQKLNLLQGQISEMSLRSLEESINADEEENVRPRQAVPAILQEKLQPSKNRWLKYLERDSKEQLEEGGVCFIRQPSSKREKPNPPFSTGLPRKRKWSQSTVQPPCSPNIQDSRNCEVTLKSLKDHTGLTGKVKEGSSREDWDTRELIVPPGEPPCPAQQVRTVSPKWEQFLPPLGNSSHLDTEPLTPLQRGPRPARAARTEQGTPRTQTPREGLCRTLGALQLPQATHTPTPGPKRLCGKTPEQSGGTGPWAEGGALVKGMQEPSSLLRLYDLFKTGEDFDDHL from the exons ATGGCGCCTCCGCAGCAGGTTCGGGTGTTGCGGTGCTCCTGCTGCCGCCTCTTCCAGGCGCACCAG GTGAAAAAGAGTCTCAAATGGACATGCAAAGCTTGTGGAGAGAAGCAGTCATTTTTGCGG gCTTACGGTGAGGGCTCTGGTGCTGACTGTAGACACCATGTCCAAAAATTAAATCTGCTGCAGGGACAGATTTCAGAGATGTCACTCAG GTCTCTGGAAGAATCCATAAATGCCGATGAGGAGGAAAATGTACGTCCTCGGCAGGCTGTGCCTGCAATCCTGCAG GAAAAACTCCAGCCCTCAAAGAACCGCTGGCTGAAGTATCTGGAAAGGGACTCCAAAGAACAGCTGGAAGAAGGAGGAGTGTGTTTCATCAGACAGCCCTCATCCAAGAGAGAGAAGCCAAACCCTCCCTTCAGTACAGGCCTGCCTAGAAAAAG GAAATGGAGCCAGAGCACAGTCCAGCCTCCATGCAGCCCTAATATCCAGGACTCCAGAAACTGTGAGGTCACCTTGAAGTCCCTGAAG GACCACACTGGCCTGACAGGGAAGGTCAAAGAAGGAAGCAGTCGTGAGGACTGGGACACCAGGGAGCTCATCGTTCCTCCGGGGGAACCACCGTGTCCTGCCCAGCAGGTCAGGACCGTGTCTCCTAAGTGGGAACAATTTCTTCCGCCACTTGGAAACAGCTCACATTTGGACACGGAGCCCCTGACCCCCCTGCAAAGAGGCCCCAGGCCAGCTCGAGCAGCACGGACTGAGCAGGGGACCCCCAGGACCCAGACCCCAAGGGAAGGCCTCTGCAGGACCCTTGGTGCACTCCAGCTTCCTCAGGCTACACACACTCCCACGCCTGGACCCAAGAGGCTCTGCGGAAAGACCCCCGAGCAGTCAGGGGGCACAGGCCCTTGGGCAGAGGGTGGGGCCTTGGTC
- the MRNIP gene encoding MRN complex-interacting protein isoform X2, translated as MEQCLESYLPFFIQSAYGEGSGADCRHHVQKLNLLQGQISEMSLRSLEESINADEEENVRPRQAVPAILQEKLQPSKNRWLKYLERDSKEQLEEGGVCFIRQPSSKREKPNPPFSTGLPRKRKWSQSTVQPPCSPNIQDSRNCEVTLKSLKDRSLHSAWSTGSLSDCSAWDLPWVSEELSPSFIQDHTGLTGKVKEGSSREDWDTRELIVPPGEPPCPAQQVRTVSPKWEQFLPPLGNSSHLDTEPLTPLQRGPRPARAARTEQGTPRTQTPREGLCRTLGALQLPQATHTPTPGPKRLCGKTPEQSGGTGPWAEGGALVKGMQEPSSLLRLYDLFKTGEDFDDHL; from the exons ATGGAGCAGTGCCTGGAAAGTtaccttcctttttttattcagtca gCTTACGGTGAGGGCTCTGGTGCTGACTGTAGACACCATGTCCAAAAATTAAATCTGCTGCAGGGACAGATTTCAGAGATGTCACTCAG GTCTCTGGAAGAATCCATAAATGCCGATGAGGAGGAAAATGTACGTCCTCGGCAGGCTGTGCCTGCAATCCTGCAG GAAAAACTCCAGCCCTCAAAGAACCGCTGGCTGAAGTATCTGGAAAGGGACTCCAAAGAACAGCTGGAAGAAGGAGGAGTGTGTTTCATCAGACAGCCCTCATCCAAGAGAGAGAAGCCAAACCCTCCCTTCAGTACAGGCCTGCCTAGAAAAAG GAAATGGAGCCAGAGCACAGTCCAGCCTCCATGCAGCCCTAATATCCAGGACTCCAGAAACTGTGAGGTCACCTTGAAGTCCCTGAAG GACCGTTCCCTTCATTCTGCATGGAGTACCGGGTCTTTGTCAGACTGTTCAGCTTGGGACCTGCCCTGGGTTTCTGAGGAACTGTCACCTTCATTTATCCAG GACCACACTGGCCTGACAGGGAAGGTCAAAGAAGGAAGCAGTCGTGAGGACTGGGACACCAGGGAGCTCATCGTTCCTCCGGGGGAACCACCGTGTCCTGCCCAGCAGGTCAGGACCGTGTCTCCTAAGTGGGAACAATTTCTTCCGCCACTTGGAAACAGCTCACATTTGGACACGGAGCCCCTGACCCCCCTGCAAAGAGGCCCCAGGCCAGCTCGAGCAGCACGGACTGAGCAGGGGACCCCCAGGACCCAGACCCCAAGGGAAGGCCTCTGCAGGACCCTTGGTGCACTCCAGCTTCCTCAGGCTACACACACTCCCACGCCTGGACCCAAGAGGCTCTGCGGAAAGACCCCCGAGCAGTCAGGGGGCACAGGCCCTTGGGCAGAGGGTGGGGCCTTGGTC
- the MRNIP gene encoding MRN complex-interacting protein isoform X5 yields the protein MTRRSLEESINADEEENVRPRQAVPAILQEKLQPSKNRWLKYLERDSKEQLEEGGVCFIRQPSSKREKPNPPFSTGLPRKRKWSQSTVQPPCSPNIQDSRNCEVTLKSLKDRSLHSAWSTGSLSDCSAWDLPWVSEELSPSFIQDHTGLTGKVKEGSSREDWDTRELIVPPGEPPCPAQQVRTVSPKWEQFLPPLGNSSHLDTEPLTPLQRGPRPARAARTEQGTPRTQTPREGLCRTLGALQLPQATHTPTPGPKRLCGKTPEQSGGTGPWAEGGALVKGMQEPSSLLRLYDLFKTGEDFDDHL from the exons ATGACAAGAAG GTCTCTGGAAGAATCCATAAATGCCGATGAGGAGGAAAATGTACGTCCTCGGCAGGCTGTGCCTGCAATCCTGCAG GAAAAACTCCAGCCCTCAAAGAACCGCTGGCTGAAGTATCTGGAAAGGGACTCCAAAGAACAGCTGGAAGAAGGAGGAGTGTGTTTCATCAGACAGCCCTCATCCAAGAGAGAGAAGCCAAACCCTCCCTTCAGTACAGGCCTGCCTAGAAAAAG GAAATGGAGCCAGAGCACAGTCCAGCCTCCATGCAGCCCTAATATCCAGGACTCCAGAAACTGTGAGGTCACCTTGAAGTCCCTGAAG GACCGTTCCCTTCATTCTGCATGGAGTACCGGGTCTTTGTCAGACTGTTCAGCTTGGGACCTGCCCTGGGTTTCTGAGGAACTGTCACCTTCATTTATCCAG GACCACACTGGCCTGACAGGGAAGGTCAAAGAAGGAAGCAGTCGTGAGGACTGGGACACCAGGGAGCTCATCGTTCCTCCGGGGGAACCACCGTGTCCTGCCCAGCAGGTCAGGACCGTGTCTCCTAAGTGGGAACAATTTCTTCCGCCACTTGGAAACAGCTCACATTTGGACACGGAGCCCCTGACCCCCCTGCAAAGAGGCCCCAGGCCAGCTCGAGCAGCACGGACTGAGCAGGGGACCCCCAGGACCCAGACCCCAAGGGAAGGCCTCTGCAGGACCCTTGGTGCACTCCAGCTTCCTCAGGCTACACACACTCCCACGCCTGGACCCAAGAGGCTCTGCGGAAAGACCCCCGAGCAGTCAGGGGGCACAGGCCCTTGGGCAGAGGGTGGGGCCTTGGTC